From a region of the Borrelia puertoricensis genome:
- the thyX gene encoding FAD-dependent thymidylate synthase, which translates to MNTDIEREDLLNKEYKVLDKGFIKLVDYMGSEERILNAARISYRGERIRRTDAELIDYLVRNEHTSPFEQVVFTFYIKAPIFVARQWMRHRTARINEVSGSYSFLREEFYVPLEEDLKIQNIESNQIEANFAKNVLSDLRESQKTCYKLYQDMINSNVSKEVSRIALPLSLYTEWYWQIDLNNLFHFIKLRLALNESKEVSENSSKEMSEYAKILLDVIEKLVPIATKSFKNHILKGCRLSYEEIIAISGALNISKLKLDDKALNRLKDKLNIK; encoded by the coding sequence TTGAATACTGATATTGAGAGAGAAGATTTATTAAATAAGGAATATAAGGTTTTAGATAAAGGCTTTATCAAACTTGTTGATTATATGGGTAGTGAGGAGAGAATATTGAATGCAGCAAGGATTTCATATCGAGGTGAGAGAATTAGGAGGACAGATGCTGAACTTATAGATTATTTAGTTAGAAATGAGCACACAAGTCCATTTGAACAAGTGGTTTTTACATTTTATATTAAGGCTCCTATATTTGTTGCAAGGCAATGGATGAGACATAGAACAGCAAGGATTAATGAAGTATCTGGTTCATATAGTTTTCTTAGAGAAGAGTTTTATGTGCCTTTAGAGGAGGATCTAAAAATACAAAATATTGAGAGTAATCAAATTGAAGCTAATTTTGCAAAGAATGTGTTAAGTGATTTAAGAGAGAGTCAAAAAACTTGTTACAAGTTATATCAAGATATGATAAATAGTAATGTTTCAAAAGAAGTTTCTAGAATAGCTTTACCTTTAAGCTTGTATACTGAATGGTATTGGCAGATTGATTTAAATAATCTTTTTCATTTTATCAAATTAAGGTTGGCATTAAATGAATCGAAAGAGGTTAGTGAAAATTCATCAAAAGAGATGAGTGAATATGCCAAAATATTGCTTGATGTTATTGAAAAGCTTGTGCCTATTGCTACTAAAAGTTTTAAGAATCATATCTTAAAAGGGTGTAGGTTGTCTTATGAAGAGATAATAGCTATTTCTGGTGCATTAAATATTAGTAAACTCAAATTGGATGATAAGGCATTAAATAGATTAAAAGATAAGCTTAATATTAAATAA